A stretch of Paraburkholderia phenazinium DNA encodes these proteins:
- the phaP gene encoding TIGR01841 family phasin (Members of this family are phasins (small proteins associated with inclusions such as PHA granules). Note that several different families of phasins have been named PhaP despite very little sequence similarity to each other.) — translation MSTLTPQQLIAAQQASLQSFFGFTNLAFASFEKLVALNLQVGKASLAETQEIAAKALSVKDPSELVALSASLSQPASEKAAAYGRHVHEILSSAQAEFSSAATAQFQKAQKDAQGFIESLAKNAPAGSEGAVAAWNSAFSAANATYESASKAAKQFVATVSAGA, via the coding sequence ATGAGCACGCTTACCCCCCAACAATTGATCGCCGCACAGCAAGCCAGCCTGCAATCGTTTTTCGGCTTCACGAACCTGGCGTTCGCAAGCTTCGAGAAGCTGGTCGCACTGAATCTGCAAGTCGGCAAAGCATCGCTCGCCGAAACGCAGGAAATCGCAGCCAAGGCTCTCTCGGTGAAAGATCCGAGCGAACTGGTCGCGCTGTCGGCCAGCCTGTCGCAACCGGCATCGGAAAAGGCAGCTGCATACGGCCGCCATGTGCATGAAATCCTGTCGAGCGCCCAAGCCGAATTCTCGAGCGCCGCTACTGCACAGTTTCAGAAAGCCCAGAAAGACGCACAAGGCTTTATCGAAAGCCTGGCAAAGAATGCACCGGCCGGCAGCGAAGGCGCGGTAGCAGCATGGAACTCGGCATTTTCGGCTGCCAACGCTACGTACGAATCGGCTAGCAAGGCTGCCAAGCAATTCGTGGCAACCGTTTCGGCCGGCGCATAA